The following is a genomic window from Solanum lycopersicum chromosome 6, SLM_r2.1.
TGTTGATTTTGACGTTTCTTTAAGTAGTACATGTATAAAAAGTTTAATCTAACTTCGAAATTAAATTGAATCTCTAACTTTAATATCAtacgataaaaataaataaatttttaacttattcAACATCAAAAACCTCTTTTCAAAATCACATGAGGGAGCACATTTCTCCATCATACATAAATAGGTTAATAGGGATATATATGCACAGGCTTTGTACAGTGTGTGTCTctagtatatttttttcccctttagggatatatatagtttttatgtGTACTGTGctactaattaattttgtttggtAGCTTTGATATTTCTATTAATGTATATGTACATCTACACTGTCTAATAAAACAAAGTCTGTTAGCATATGATTACACTTGCTAGAAAcagttaaaaataatatatgtatatatagtacttACTACTTTGGAAGATGTCAAATTAATCAAGGTACAGCCAACAATTAGTTATGCagctttattttatttgaacacATGAAACACTTGGGATTCTTGAACTTTAAGGTAAATATTAATGCAaaagtttaattaatatattaattaattaagaccTTTTTAATAGTATTTGGGATGAAAATTTCCATCAGCtactacattaaaaaaaagaaattagaaatAAGCCTATCCAATTGACTTGTGtaccttttaattaattaaataaatctctttattttatttttttgttgttttattttaaatcccATGTCAGTACTTTTTAAATAAGACAAATAATATAACAAGAGACCTTGTCCATTTCTCTATCTATAAAGAGAGCAAAGATAGAAAACTTCCAAGAAAATGATTAactaacaaaaacaacaaaattagaaacttagagagagaaaaacaagaactaagagagagaaaaacaaGAACTAAGAGAAATGGGAAGAGCTCCTTGTTGTGATAAGAATAATGTTAAAAGAGGGCCATGGTCACCAGAAGAAGATGCTAAGCTTAAAGAATTCATTGAAAAATATGGAACTGGTGGTAATTGGATTGCTCTTCCTCTAAAAGCTGGTAAGTTTAGTCGAACTCAGTAACTTATAGTTCAAAccttttgtatttattttagaaaattcacTTAATATATGTACATCCAAtaatataacaacaacaatatgtATAGTGTAATTTCATGAATAAGTTAAACGAGGATAGGATGTTATATGCAGATGTTACTCCTACAAATGTTGAGTAGAAAAGTATAAACCCTTAGATTCAAAAGAAAGGaagaattttgaaattagaCAATAAAATATCAGGTTACAAAGCAAATGAAGCaataaacaatagtaataaacactaaagaaaaagaaataacaaagagTACGTTCGAAATTTTTAGAACCAATAAAGTTCAAATCTTGACCATAAaaagtatttcttttatattttctatttatataatttgatgaGATTATGGTTTTAAATCAGGATTAAAGAGATGTGGAAAGAGCTGCAGATTAAGATGGCTAAATTATCTAAGGCCAAATATAAAGCATGGTGATTTTTCTGATGAAGAAGATAGGGTAATATGCAGTTTATATGCCAGCATTGGGAGCAGGTGACAAACTTTTTAATTAAGTCAAAATTATTTAACagtttttcctctcttttttttttcctgttttggtCACTAATTATCTACCACTACCTTCATTTTACCTTCAATTTCTTCACTCATCATGTATTTGCATATGACTTTTGAGACAAAAGTAAAtcccataaattttaaaaaaagaaattgaaagaagAACTTCAATGGtgtagaaaataaatattaattaagactcaaagaaaagtaataatttaattttgttgggTTCTGACTGAAGATTCTACAATTTTTATGGATATTTCATCTGCATGCATGCCAGTTTTAGATCTTGGATCAAGTCCTTAATTACAGCTGTTAGGACACAGTCCATAAAATGTAAAACTATTCTAAGTTTCTTGATAAAACAACTTATGTATAGCACCTACGGTTAGATTTCTCTAaaacaatatttattattacagtcaagataatttgaaatcaattttccaTGTTTATAACAATACTTTGCtaaaacaactaaaatatatccaaacaaacaattttattataaaaatatttaactatataTCTTATCAATTTGAGTTTAAATTTTCTATGACATGTAACTTTTTTGTAACAAGTTTGATATACTTAAAAGTTgattaaattgaataataaacaTCTATAGATggttaaatcaaattttaaaatgccaaattatttatatgttgaatatatattataacgTAAATGATGTTGTACATTTATACAGGTGGTCAATTATAGCAGCTCAGTTACCAGGGAGGACCGACAATGATATTAAAAACTATTGGAACACAAAGCTTAAGAAGAAGCTCATGGGTTTTATTCAGTCATCATCTAATATTAACCAGAGAACTAAATCACCTAATTTATTATTCCCTCCTACAAGTACTCTTCAAACAACTTTTCAATCCCAATCTCAAGCATcaatttcaaatcttttaaGAGATTCATATGTAGAGCCCATTCCACTAGTCCAACCAAATTTCAtgtacaacaacaataacatgaTGAACTTTCAATTAGGTACAAATAATCAACATTCTTATAATTTTCATGATCAAAGCTTAATGAATCCCATGCAAACAATTAGTTCTTGTTCTTCATCTGATGGTCTAAGTTGCAAACAAATTAGCTATGGCAATGAGGAAATGATGTGTCAAATTCCTTTTGAAGAAACCCAAAAGTTTACACTTGACAATTATTGTACTACTTGGGCTGATCATCAAAAGACAAATGGATATTTTGGGAATAACTTTCAAAGTAGTCAATTCCAGTATGATGATCATACTAATATTGAAGAAATTAAGGAGTTGATTAGTAGTAGCTCTAGTAATGGCAATGGATGTAACAATGTAGGGTACTggggttaattttaattttattttgtaggtGTGAGTACTTGTaagttttaatgaaatttattcaTGGAAAGCTTTTATTTTGCTTCCACTGAATTAGGACTAGCttttatcatcttcttcttttatctAGTGATGATGTAAGATATCATGATCATTGTTAATTACTACTTACTTTCTCTGTTCCTaagtcacttttttttttgtcagtCTAAAAAAAGTGACATTTGTTGAGTAACTATGTTAATGGcttatttaaaatcataatgaatttagaaaaattaaataaaatatattttatagtacTATAATAGTGtcaaataaattaagataaaaaaaaagagtacttGTTATGTACTACTACTAgtagtatattttgtttttctacCCCTTCTATCTATCTACAGTACTctgaaaaatatgtaaatttagtTTATTGTGAAAGTACTCAAGGAGCATATTGTATCACGATGCAAGAGTCAGCAAGTGAAAGTCACTAATCAAGCATCCAATCTATGTTcttcaataaaacaaagtaCTCCCTCCTTCTCAATTTTTGAGCTAGTTTAATttagtataaaatttaaaaaagaaagaaagttttataaaatttatcatttgaaATAAGTTATATATGCTTGTGCGGGTGACtagaaataatttcattttaagtttaaataaacattttaatgctaaatagttattaaatataaaaatttattattctttttttaaagaaattcgTAGTATTTTGGCTTTATAGaaaggcataatgcataaatatgCCCTTTTAACTTGGTTTCGAATCATAtctatgcccttcaactttgggtgtgtACAAGTAGacaattaaacttgtataaaattgaacaaatagacacacatgtcttACATGTCAtactacatgtcattttttgtccaacGTAGGTTGGAAAAAATACTACAATATTGATATTAGAATGGCattataaaatagtaaacaaCTTATCACAAACACTGTGTCGTGACAAGCCACTGCCTTGAAAGCGATTTCGGCTCGACTCCGGTGCAAATCACTGCAGCTGATCGCTCCCCAAGGTTCCACAGTTACTCTCAAACACGTGATTTGTGGCTGAGAGTTTGGAAATTGCTCAAAACCAATTAcccaaaaaatattctaagaataaaataagaagaaaagagggaaatattttttttcttctttttgtttgtattggtagtgttatttttatttagcttTCACAAATGCACTATTTATATAGGAAATTTCTATATTAGGATAGAGAGTTAATTTGATAACGTATTGTGAATGTTAATGGCATTAAAGACCATTACATCACATTCTACAAAAACTCTAGGTTTTTTGTttcggaaaaaaaaaatttattctcttgtaacatattttattttatgttctttGCATTACAATAAATGAATAACTGATAATTAATATCACACGTGGTGTTCTACGTATATTTTGACATGTATGACTCatgctttatttatttaaaagttgaataattaaaatatctatttatacataataaaaattaaaaattaaaattaaaatttaaaattaaatttagagCCGAATATTGTATTATGCGCCTTGTAGAAAATTAAAGATATGTCCTGGTAAAATCAGAACTAATTTAAGAGTCTATGCcagcaaaaaaagaaaagataaacaATACCTACTGCAAGGAAATCTTTAGAGGTTGCATTTTTAATTTAGCTAAAGATATGAAAATGACAGGAAAAACAAATTCAGAATCACTGtcttattcaaaaaaaaataaaaattattaaacctTTACAAGTTATATAATATTCGTTTGCCATATAACACGTTGGTTGGGACCGACATCGTTGTACAACAATACGTAATATAAAATTATGCATTATGCATTATGCATCGATCgagattaaaatatatttttttatctgttAGTTAATTAGATATCTCgtactcaaatttaaaaataaaaaaatttatcgtaACAAAATGAGGGGGGTGGAGCCGTGGAGGTCAATATTATGATGAAAGATAGAAAAAATTCAGAATTGAGGGCTAATTTCACATGATGAACTTTTTGCCTTTCATATATCGTTAAAGTTAAAATcgatttaaatttcattttcctttaatataattaaaacaataataaattgacaacatatatttagtaattGGTCCTATAATTGATGATGAGGTAGCTTACGATTTGATTGATTGATCATTGACTATTGTTTTTTGTTTGggatataattaatatttgaagtGTCCCCATTAAAGTTGACATTGCTTAGCAATAGTATCATCTTAGGTAAGCCATATTTGTCTACATTATACACAAACCAAGTACTCAACTTGGAAAATAAAatgttcccttttttttttttattttccttatctATAATTTAagcttatgtttaaaaaatatattaaattagtagttggatttaactaattaatctaGTTGACCCACAATGTGAAAATGTTTGACAGTCATATAATTGTGTTGAGACTTTTTCTTCCTTATTACTATTGACTATTGAGTAACAACCTAACATTATCTAAAATTTCCATTTAGGCATTTAAATATAAGTCAACCCTACAACAACTTGGGAACATAAGCAAATTAATCTTAAACACGAGTCAacttatatgtatttataaattaacttattatataCTCCATGTAACAAACAACTTTTATTTGACGTATTTCTactatttaaaacattttaattttttttcatgcttGTTAATTTGCCGGGGATAGTTATTTTATTAGAATTGATAAAGGTGAGTTCTTGTAAGTTATTTCTACTTATCCTATTGAGAATgtttatatttctaataaaaaaatgcTAGCATATTTTGTCTAACTATAATAAATTTGCTAAAAAGAACTACGAATTTTAACACTAATAGGATTACTATATAGAAAGTATTTTCTTGGAAAGAGCTCAATTATTATCCATTATGGTTATGTGCTTAGAGTTCAGAATAAATGATTATGATAAAGAATAATATTtagatatttgatttttaaaacaaatgttgAGTATTATTCCCCCAATCACCCAATCGTGTTCttaaatagtaaatatataatattataatttgttatttgagtcacttttaaaatctttttatttttatcaacaaaaaaacttttaacagaaaataataacatattatttatgatagtttaaaaaatatgtctgttattttttcatatgtctgttattttttaacaaaaaataataacatattacttatgatagttaaaaaaatatgtctattattttttcatatatcatTTACAATGTCGAATCTATATCAAAAAGCTTAAAACTCTAACGCAAATAACAAGATAGGGCAAACTCTAGGCTTGGACGAGACACCTTAAATGGTCTCAAGTTAATCCAATATCCATGAACCCATAACTACCTAATAAACATTTCTGCTAtatttactaaattatttttatatttttaaaataattacttattatcttattaaataataatttcatatcatattttaatataaattaaatatccttatatacatatacttttGCTATTAAAAATATCGAATAAAGAACACCAAACTAGACAGGAGCGAAGCAAACGAGATtatctataaatataaaatacacaTAACATAGGAGAGAGATGAACGATAGAATCACATTTTTTATATCTTGATTTATGAATTAGGTGCAATTGTCGATATTCTTTGTATACCCCTAcaagaaaacttttttttgatCCGTCCTTTTGGTAGTTGGTTAACTTCAATTTCATATTATAGTAGAACTTTTAAGGTACGTTCATTAATTGTA
Proteins encoded in this region:
- the LOC101260444 gene encoding transcription factor RAX1-like — protein: MGRAPCCDKNNVKRGPWSPEEDAKLKEFIEKYGTGGNWIALPLKAGLKRCGKSCRLRWLNYLRPNIKHGDFSDEEDRVICSLYASIGSRWSIIAAQLPGRTDNDIKNYWNTKLKKKLMGFIQSSSNINQRTKSPNLLFPPTSTLQTTFQSQSQASISNLLRDSYVEPIPLVQPNFMYNNNNMMNFQLGTNNQHSYNFHDQSLMNPMQTISSCSSSDGLSCKQISYGNEEMMCQIPFEETQKFTLDNYCTTWADHQKTNGYFGNNFQSSQFQYDDHTNIEEIKELISSSSSNGNGCNNVGYWG